The Micromonospora sp. NBC_00421 genome contains a region encoding:
- a CDS encoding alpha/beta hydrolase → MALMRCDFDSEALGLSTSMTVILPQRDPSRVELPTGTADADPPVLYLLHGLSDDDTAWVRQTSIERYVSSLGLAVVMPQVGRSFYSDEKHGNRYWTFLTEELPRVCRSFFRLSDRREDTFVAGLSMGGYGAVKWALRQPERFAAAASLSGALNVAHRRHHPDRPLDPDVWHTIWGDAPVAGPDDDTVALVGRVGPDTPPLYVACGTEDFLYDDNVRFVEAARERGVPVTVEFSPGDHDWPYWDATIRDVLAWLPLRTRPPAG, encoded by the coding sequence CAGCACCTCGATGACGGTGATCCTGCCGCAACGCGACCCGTCCCGGGTGGAGCTGCCCACGGGGACGGCCGACGCGGACCCGCCTGTGCTCTACCTGCTGCACGGCCTCAGCGACGACGACACCGCCTGGGTGCGCCAGACCTCGATCGAGCGCTACGTGTCATCGCTGGGCCTGGCCGTGGTGATGCCGCAGGTCGGGCGCAGCTTCTATTCCGACGAGAAGCACGGCAACCGGTACTGGACCTTCCTCACCGAGGAGCTGCCCCGGGTCTGCCGGTCGTTCTTCCGGCTCTCCGACCGCCGGGAGGACACCTTCGTGGCCGGGCTGTCGATGGGCGGCTACGGCGCGGTGAAGTGGGCGCTACGGCAGCCGGAGCGGTTCGCCGCCGCAGCAAGCCTGTCGGGGGCGCTCAACGTCGCCCACCGCCGGCACCATCCGGACCGGCCGCTCGATCCGGACGTCTGGCACACCATCTGGGGGGACGCCCCGGTGGCCGGCCCCGACGACGACACCGTCGCGCTGGTGGGTCGGGTCGGGCCCGACACTCCCCCGCTCTACGTCGCCTGCGGCACCGAGGACTTCCTGTACGACGACAACGTGCGTTTCGTCGAGGCCGCCCGGGAGCGCGGCGTGCCGGTGACAGTGGAGTTCTCCCCCGGCGACCACGACTGGCCGTACTGGGACGCGACGATCCGGGACGTGCTGGCCTGGCTGCCGCTGCGCACCCGGCCGCCGGCCGGCTGA